A region of Clostridia bacterium DNA encodes the following proteins:
- a CDS encoding CvpA family protein has protein sequence MALAIDGIVIGILLIFTLYGAYKGALKSITSLFGTAISLVIAVLVVYFLGNKVYEIAFINNLFAADNGSLASFFSSKLPDFNGVTIGATQQEINEAIGGLWSVIVPLLTKVISKMTGGAYQGQTINYALGRFLAQVVFYILLALVVFLILRIIIRSLEKLIDKIKGQKTINDIDKFFGLFIGFIKGAVTVSLLLIVFGFILNLSFMAPVKAAFEQTYVAKELSKIVFEIVNKIFNNPKFLGGLTG, from the coding sequence ATGGCGCTAGCAATTGACGGTATAGTAATTGGCATATTATTGATTTTCACGCTTTACGGGGCGTATAAAGGCGCTTTAAAGTCAATAACCTCATTATTTGGTACAGCAATATCGTTAGTAATAGCTGTTTTGGTGGTATATTTTCTTGGAAATAAGGTTTATGAAATTGCGTTTATAAACAATTTGTTTGCTGCTGACAATGGCAGTCTTGCTTCATTTTTTTCATCAAAATTACCTGACTTTAACGGAGTAACGATAGGAGCTACACAGCAAGAAATTAATGAAGCAATTGGCGGATTGTGGAGTGTAATCGTTCCGCTGTTGACCAAGGTTATTAGTAAAATGACAGGCGGTGCTTATCAAGGGCAAACGATAAATTATGCATTAGGCAGGTTCTTAGCTCAAGTTGTATTCTATATACTTCTAGCTTTGGTAGTGTTCTTGATCTTAAGAATAATTATAAGATCATTAGAAAAGTTGATTGACAAGATCAAAGGGCAAAAGACGATCAATGATATTGATAAATTCTTTGGATTGTTTATAGGATTTATAAAAGGCGCTGTTACAGTTTCTTTATTATTGATTGTGTTTGGATTTATACTCAATTTGTCATTTATGGCGCCTGTAAAAGCAGCGTTTGAACAAACTTATGTTGCTAAAGAACTTAGCAAAATAGTTTTTGAAATAGTAAATAAAATATTTAATAATCCTAAGTTTTTGGGTGGACTAACCGGCTAG
- the yyaC gene encoding spore protease YyaC: MKTTAFSFESDYTSLADMLLKKLRLFKTLPVILCIGSDRITGDCLGPLCGHLLVNIYNTPCYVYGTLNLPVTAQNLQTTLDFIKIRHPNQKIWAIDASIGNPEDIGTIKLTSGIYPGSFVGHKLPKAGSLGISACVASNSSNNFQTAKLGFVYKLADKIAQAVNKSIRVHISLQKIYNSASDNNIISAVN, translated from the coding sequence ATGAAAACGACTGCATTTTCTTTTGAATCAGATTACACAAGTCTAGCTGACATGCTTTTAAAAAAGCTTAGGCTTTTTAAAACATTGCCTGTTATTTTATGTATAGGCAGCGATCGTATAACTGGTGACTGCTTAGGTCCATTATGCGGCCATCTTCTTGTAAATATTTATAACACACCTTGTTATGTCTATGGTACGCTAAATCTTCCAGTTACAGCTCAAAATCTTCAAACAACATTAGACTTTATCAAGATACGCCATCCAAACCAAAAAATTTGGGCTATTGATGCCAGCATAGGAAATCCAGAAGATATCGGAACAATCAAGCTAACATCGGGTATTTATCCTGGCTCTTTTGTCGGTCATAAGCTGCCAAAAGCCGGTTCTTTGGGAATCTCAGCTTGTGTTGCTTCCAATAGTTCTAATAATTTTCAAACTGCTAAGTTAGGATTTGTATATAAACTTGCTGATAAGATTGCTCAGGCTGTCAACAAAAGCATCAGAGTTCACATAAGTCTGCAAAAAATATACAATTCCGCTTCCGACAATAACATTATATCAGCGGTCAATTAA
- a CDS encoding AAA family ATPase, producing MGKIIAFTNQKGGVGKTTTCINMSAYLAAMGKKVLSVDMDPQGNATSGLGIQKSKLTKSIYNALMGDCPIDDVIAPTGVDNLDIIPSNIDLAGAEVEMVYMEQREKLLQGILNKLKNTYDYICIDCPPSLGLLTINALTACDSVIIPIQSEFFALEGLSQLMNTIKLVKKHLNPTIEIDGVLLTMFDGRSNLVNNVADEIYKYFGNKVFEVKIPRNIRLGEAPSYGMPIMQYDPKSSGGYSYQAFTEEYLTRNNDTFIKIEDPSVLRKKY from the coding sequence ATGGGAAAGATAATAGCCTTTACCAATCAAAAAGGCGGAGTGGGTAAAACAACAACCTGCATTAATATGTCTGCATATCTTGCAGCTATGGGCAAAAAGGTTTTGTCTGTTGATATGGATCCCCAAGGAAACGCCACCAGCGGTCTAGGAATTCAAAAAAGCAAACTTACCAAATCTATCTATAATGCTCTTATGGGTGATTGTCCTATTGATGATGTTATTGCTCCTACGGGTGTTGACAATCTGGATATCATTCCTTCTAATATCGACCTTGCAGGCGCAGAAGTTGAAATGGTTTATATGGAACAGCGCGAAAAACTTCTGCAGGGTATTTTAAACAAGCTCAAAAATACTTACGACTATATTTGCATTGATTGTCCTCCTTCCCTAGGTCTTCTAACCATCAATGCTCTTACTGCTTGCGACTCTGTAATCATTCCTATTCAAAGTGAATTCTTTGCTCTGGAAGGTTTGAGCCAATTAATGAATACTATTAAACTTGTTAAAAAACATCTCAATCCTACTATTGAAATTGACGGTGTTTTATTGACAATGTTTGACGGAAGATCCAACTTAGTTAATAACGTAGCTGATGAAATTTATAAATATTTTGGAAACAAAGTCTTTGAAGTAAAGATTCCTCGCAATATCAGACTTGGAGAAGCACCCAGCTATGGAATGCCCATTATGCAATATGATCCCAAGAGCTCGGGCGGTTATTCTTATCAAGCATTTACCGAAGAATATCTGACAAGAAATAATGACACCTTTATCAAAATTGAAGACCCTTCTGTTTTGAGAAAAAAATATTAA
- the rsmG gene encoding 16S rRNA (guanine(527)-N(7))-methyltransferase RsmG, with amino-acid sequence MIKIDQLSLAVNNEPKFQTFFNMLIEENQKFNLTAITQKDEVFLKHFLDSITACDLIAQNANVLDIGCGAGFPSIPLKIVRPDLNFLLVDSSLKKIGFVDQVIDNLGLANIKTLHTRIEDLTQKDFDYVVARAVAQLNVLCEYALPFLKIGGTAIFYKADISLELDQAKHAIKFLGGKIKDIIEFDLNGNHRTLVLIDKIAPSPKGYPRPLNKPRKNPL; translated from the coding sequence ATGATAAAAATAGACCAATTATCACTCGCAGTAAATAACGAACCAAAATTTCAAACTTTCTTCAATATGCTGATTGAAGAAAATCAGAAGTTCAATCTTACAGCAATAACCCAAAAAGACGAAGTTTTTCTAAAGCACTTTTTGGACAGCATAACAGCTTGTGATTTAATTGCACAGAACGCTAATGTTTTGGATATAGGTTGCGGCGCAGGCTTTCCTTCAATACCTCTTAAAATTGTCCGCCCTGACCTCAATTTTTTGCTGGTTGATTCATCTTTAAAAAAGATTGGATTTGTGGATCAGGTAATTGATAACTTAGGACTTGCCAATATAAAAACTTTACACACACGCATAGAAGATTTGACTCAAAAAGACTTTGACTATGTTGTGGCTCGTGCAGTTGCTCAGCTTAATGTTCTATGTGAATATGCTTTGCCTTTTTTAAAAATAGGCGGTACTGCTATTTTTTATAAGGCTGACATCAGCCTAGAACTTGACCAGGCAAAACACGCCATAAAATTTTTGGGTGGAAAAATCAAAGATATTATTGAATTTGATCTCAACGGCAATCACAGAACTTTGGTTTTGATTGATAAAATTGCACCGTCTCCAAAAGGCTATCCGCGTCCGCTAAACAAACCCAGAAAAAATCCTTTGTAA